From Calditrichota bacterium, one genomic window encodes:
- a CDS encoding diphosphate--fructose-6-phosphate 1-phosphotransferase has translation MKKPKNVVVAQSGGPTPVINNSLRGVVETCQKYPEMFGTIYGGFHGIEGVLKEELLNLSVQSREEIALLRTTPAAGSIGTCRYKLKAHQKGDFERILEVFRAHDVGYFFYIGGNDSMDTAHKVSVLAAEEGVELVAVGIPKTIDNDVGDSAFRLIDHTPGYGSVARYWAYAIQNANEENRGSSPSDPVLVIQVMGRKIGFIPAAVRLGDPNREMPLQIYMPESGLSLEELADNVNRELSHSGRCLVVVSEGFDVGNIGEMKDAFGHTEFSASQTTVQQVVVNYLNRVGLKARGVARGQVPGTDQRHAMIYASVPDLEEAYGVGAKAVEMARAGQTGFMATILRHPGETYSVYFDQVPLEKVANSERKFPKNWLAENRIDVTDEFVAYARPLIGSEWVSIPIVNGIQRFTRFQPVFAEKKLPAYVPQAYR, from the coding sequence ATGAAAAAGCCCAAAAACGTGGTAGTGGCTCAATCCGGCGGACCGACGCCGGTGATTAACAATTCGCTGCGGGGTGTAGTTGAAACCTGTCAAAAATACCCCGAAATGTTCGGAACCATTTACGGGGGATTCCACGGAATTGAAGGGGTTTTAAAAGAGGAATTGTTGAATCTTTCAGTGCAGTCGCGGGAAGAAATTGCTCTCTTGCGTACCACTCCCGCGGCGGGTTCCATTGGAACCTGCCGCTATAAATTGAAGGCGCATCAAAAAGGGGATTTTGAACGCATTCTGGAGGTATTTCGTGCGCACGATGTGGGGTACTTTTTTTACATCGGCGGGAACGATTCCATGGATACGGCTCACAAGGTGAGTGTACTGGCGGCTGAAGAGGGGGTCGAATTGGTGGCTGTTGGGATTCCGAAAACCATTGACAACGATGTGGGGGATTCGGCCTTTCGGCTCATCGATCACACGCCGGGCTACGGCAGTGTGGCCCGCTACTGGGCGTACGCCATTCAGAATGCCAACGAGGAAAATCGGGGCTCCAGCCCGTCCGATCCCGTGCTGGTGATTCAGGTCATGGGACGAAAGATCGGATTCATCCCGGCGGCGGTTCGCCTGGGCGACCCGAATCGGGAGATGCCCCTGCAAATCTACATGCCGGAATCGGGGCTTTCGCTGGAAGAATTGGCGGACAATGTGAACCGGGAACTTTCGCACAGCGGGCGGTGCTTGGTCGTGGTAAGCGAAGGATTTGACGTTGGGAATATTGGCGAGATGAAGGATGCTTTTGGTCACACGGAGTTCAGTGCCAGCCAGACCACGGTTCAGCAGGTGGTGGTGAACTATTTAAATCGCGTGGGATTAAAGGCGCGCGGCGTGGCCCGGGGACAGGTGCCCGGCACCGACCAGAGACACGCCATGATTTACGCGTCTGTTCCCGATCTGGAGGAGGCCTACGGTGTGGGAGCAAAAGCGGTGGAAATGGCCCGGGCGGGTCAAACCGGTTTTATGGCGACAATCTTGCGACATCCCGGAGAGACGTATTCCGTCTATTTCGATCAGGTTCCTCTGGAAAAGGTCGCGAACTCGGAACGTAAATTTCCGAAGAATTGGCTGGCGGAGAACCGGATTGACGTCACAGATGAGTTTGTGGCGTACGCCCGGCCTCTGATTGGCAGCGAGTGGGTGAGCATCCCCATTGTGAATGGCATTCAACGCTTCACCCGATTTCAACCCGTCTTTGCTGAAAAAAAACTTCCGGCCTATGTGCCTCAAGCCTATCGGTAA